In Ciconia boyciana chromosome 1, ASM3463844v1, whole genome shotgun sequence, the genomic stretch TGTCATCTCTACAGCTGTAATCTACAGCTACCTACCTCTACTGGTACGCTACAGCTGAGCTACTACAGTGCCATTCATTTTAGAATTGATGCCGGGGGATCTGTGGTCCAGCTTGCATAAGGCTTTGCTGCTCCCCTGCTCAGTATTGTAAGAAAGCACATTGTGCAAAGAGCCCACTTCCTCAGCTGAAGCTCCCCTACCCGCAGTAATAAAGAACAAACTGTAGTACCTCTGAAGACAGACTTGTCCAAAGAAATGCTTATTCTTACACTCTTTCATTTTACCAGAGCTTCGAGCTCACTTTGAGCCAGCATCAGAAACTGAAGGTGGGGACAAGGACAGCGATGAAGTGCAAGACGGTTTCCAGCCCACTGAACAAAATGGGGCTGAGGATCCCGCCATCACATCAGGAGTCAGCACCCTTAGTTCTGTGGTGTCACATgaggctcagcagcagcttAGCCTGGAGTTGGGCAGACTTAAACAAGAGACCTTAAGGTAACCCTCCTATGAAGACTGTGGATTTATTTTCAGGCAGTCTTTGGCAAGCTCTCGGATGTTGCTCTCTACAGTGGCATGTACATACATAACATAAATGCTGCTCACCTGGTATGACTGCCTGGTGATAAAGCAGATCTTCCAGGAACACAAATGGATTGAGAATACACTGGCAGCACCGGTATGACAACTCAACAGCCTTCAGTACAACTTTCGTTTCTGcgtaattaatttcttaattgcAGAATGTCACGTTGGATTTCTACTGTTACGTAATTAGGCTTGTGcaactgtgctggttttctTCCTACTTCCTTAGCTGCTTGGATGCCACCTGACCCAGTGGCAGTGCCCTCAAGGCTGTTCCTGCAAGGAAAGGCCAGAGCAGCTCTGTCCTGCCCCACGCGACAGGCTGCCCACTAATTAGCAcaagcagagctcagcagagccCCCGTCCTATTTCTCATGGGTGACATTTGTAGGCTGCTGCCAGTGTGTTACAGCTGAACGTCCCATTCTTCTTTACGGATGTGATGTAAATCTGTGATCAGAAAGTCCCTGGTAAAACATCAGGGCTATACTGTTCAGCAGTGAATTACTGTATAAAGGCAAGTAACTCTGTCCAGGGAGGCTGCAAAACAATAGAAAGAGAATTTACAAGCTATTTATGAAATTCTGCAAAGATGAAAGCCTTAAAGTGCCACCGCTAAGCTGAGTCTCAGACAACCAAAATGAAACCTGTAAGCCATAATATGTTACTTAAGAGAGTAAAGCGTCAAGCGTCTCTGTCCTTTGGTAGTTGTTAAAAATGATACACTTTTCAGCTAAACTTATTCTCAGAGTGGTTGTGTTTGAATCTCTCTCATATGCCGACAGGCTTTTGGAAAACCTAgttgagaaggagaaagagtaTCAGACCCTCTTACGACAATCTTTGGAGCAAAAAACTCAGGAATTGCGCTTGCTTCGATTAAAGCTTAAACCTGAAGGTATGAGGAGACACTGCATACTTTGACAGTTGCACACAAATATATTGGATGGTGTGTTTATTTGATTTGGCTCAGGGTAACGTAAAAGACCATCTATTTTAAGCTTCAGTAGTCTGAAAACCATCACTTTTGCCCTAGTTTTGAGAGGTATTAACCTATACTTTTCTGTTAAAGACTCCCAATGGTCTGCAGCAACTTTTACAGAGAACGCAGATCCTGAGCTCATGAGCTGGCTGAAACAACAAGGAGCAGATGTGGATGCAATTaacagggtaaaaaaaaaaaaaattagtaacaaAAAATCCCGttttaaaaaaaggctattGTAGTCATAATTAGCAGTTTGGTTTCAAAGAAGGAATATTAATTTAggaataaatttgctttttagtttGCTGAAGAAGATTATACACTAAGTACTGTCCTTAATGATATCACTAAAGAGGATCTGCGGTATCTTCAACTGCGGTAAGAAAGTACTTCTTGGCTCATTGTTAAGAGcttaattaaagtaatttctaaaaaaacttttttagaaGTTAGGTTATTCAGATAGGTCAGTGATAGCTCAGTGGCAACTGCTGTGAATTTCATCTCCGATTTCCTGTTACAGTTTTTCACACCTTAACTGATGCAGCATAACAACCACCCCACCTAGGGTGCTTCAAGCCATCTAAGTTTTGGCATTTGTCAAGGTTGGGAACTATTTCTACGCCATTCAGGATGCTGTAATCATATGGAAAATATGCacaaagaagttatttttttcccacccaTTGATTCAAGTCCTTTCATCACCATTCTGTTAACCCCTGGCTGACCTGGAAGAAGTTGTTTTAGCCATAACCTTAAAGCAGCATAGTGTTTTCTATGTACTGTCATACTTGGTATATCCTTGGGATTTCTAGAGTTTACTGCTTGCTCGTTTTAAAGTAATGGAGATGAGGGAGTTTTCCCTAAACTGTTCTCCATTCTTCTTCATACAGGGGTGGTCTTCTCTGCAGAATTTGGAATGCAATATTAAACCACCGACAAACATCTGCTAAGATCTCAGCGCAGAAGATTAAAGCTTCAGAAGGAGAACATGCAATGGGAATAAGCAAATGAAAGATACATTCCTAACACTTAAATTATTAGATGTATATATGTACGTACAGTGGCCTTGCAGGTTTTGCACAATTACATAGCTTGTTTGACCATCAGCGTATACACAGTGAATAGTAACAGCTTTTAAGTCAGTGTCAATGCACTTTATTTATGAGAGAGTAATGCAGAAGTCAAATGCCTATCAATGTAATATAAAAGCATTAGCTGAGGAAAAAACCTTTTCTGCAAACAGGTGCCCCACACCTGGACTGGCTTTAGCATTGTGAAAACTGTGAACTTAAAATGTGTTACAGTTCTGCTGGCTGATGGTTTGAGCAGGGAGGGGATATGCTAGAGCAGATGTCACCTCTTCATCGATGAATGTATATAGCTTTTTGTATTAAAGCTACTCTCAGTGAACTACCAAGAAAAGCCTGGtgtgatgttttcatttaacaACTTCTCTGCAGCAAAAACATAGCATCGAAATGGCTTTTTTTGatggggttggttttttttttttttggaaagtgGTTCAccaagaaacaaagcaaacagacCACCAGATAAATGTtgttaaagtttaatttttttttttttttacactgtgtACATAACACATACAGCAATCCAAAGAAAAGTCAGTAAAGGAAATATATAGCACTTTAAATAAACAACTGCTTAATTTAGCTCCTTCTGCAACAACATTCAGCGTGTTTAAGAAAATCCATACTGAGATGGATTTCCCTACacatttcctcttctgaaagagcttttaaataaacttaACGTCTGCTTCCGAGTCATTATAGTTCCTGTAAATGCATTCACTTATTCACAAGAATAAGTTCTGCCAACAAAAAGGCCTTTAGCTGACAGACTTGTACCTTATCCACTGGTTTGGGCCACGCACTTCAAAGGGTGGCTCATTGGAGTAGATGTGGTTACCTAGTTCTTCCAATGGTGGCTCTGGGTCAGTGGTAGCAAACTGAGCAGCTTCCTCAATCTCCTTCCTCACTGCCACATCAATTTCCTAAACCAAAAATGGATGCCTATTAGAAGACAgctcagaaaaagcagcataattttgaatttaaacaCAATGATTAAGTACTGGTCAGACTTAGTGTTAACAATGTCtatacacaaaaattaaaaacccgTGAAACTTCCTTCCCACTAAACTGCAGATTTGTCCCTTTTGGCTAGTACAGGTAACTTACTGCCAGAGGAACATGACCCCACTGAGTGTCCCTACATTTTCAATTCTGACTCTGGGAAACACCGAGAGTGTCagtgtccattttttttttaaacagagttgATGAAAGTATTTACAACATTTGCTTAGTTACTACTGCtactttccttttcagagaCTTACTCCCTTCCTAGGGTAATTTTGATTTCTACATGTTAGTATATGACAAGAGCTGTATTTGAAATACTAACAAACACCCATACACACAGCCTTGCACTGCTGATTTACACTCTGCACCCAAAAGCAAAATACCCTTCCAGCAGAGTGCAACTTCATTAGTCGGTCTGCAACAAAACTTCACCTTCACCAATAAAAGTGAtgttaaaacaaactttaaagaCCTTCAAAGAACAAGTGAGGCACGCTGCCCTACGATGTGCTTTTCAGAGGTCATTAGCATGTGAACGCTCAAGAGCTTGCTTAAATAGCAACTAAAAGCCGTACCTTTAATTCTTCAATGCTAGCAAGGTTATTGTTGACCATTCTGTCCTTCAGCAAAGTAATGGGATCACTTTTGCTTCTCACTTCTTGAATTTCTTCTCTAGTACGATAGCTAGGAGCAAGACAAGCAAAGACGTGAACTCCTTCGGGGGTATCCTTGAATAGAGGTGAGGTTCCAGACACAGCTCacttttttagaaaaaggtGTGACCCACGGATTGTCAGGAATGCAATGAAAATACAGCGGCATTCACCACTCAAAGGGTGGCAGAGCTACATCTAGAACACATCTTAGATCTGAAAGGGCAACAGAGCTGAAGTAGCTCCAGACTCAAGTGTAACGtaggcagggaaaggggagcaATCCCAGCCTGAGACAGTTACTGCGAGGGGCTGTATTTCTCCTTCCCATCTCCCCTGGGGTGCCCTAGGTAACTTGCTGTGTGCTTCCAATTCACTACGAGTTTCCAACAAAGCCCTGGGATACACCCCTACTTCATGTAGCTAAATTCAGAGTTGTCAGTTGGTACAATGCCTGAGTCTTTCTGGCACCcgtatatttgtatttttaggaCATGTTCTGCTTGACTGGACAGTCCAAACTGTTCCTACAATTTTAGCTTACAGGATTTTACATACTCTTAAAAACCCTGGAAAagcaagctgcttttcagtcaAAGCTTAATTAGAACACACCATAATGTCACACGGAAAGCAGAATTCATTAATAGAAAGCACAGAAGTTTAACTGAATTTGTGCTTGTTCTAAAGCTAAATCATACTGCAAGTAAGTACAACAAGTATGTTACATGGCTGCGGATTATCAGCTGAGCAATGAGATGAGTGATCAGACTGCTCAAAGCAATTTCATCATAACCTTTATACACACTTCACAAGGGATTTAAACATTCAAACCATGACAGTTTCAGGATTTTGACCATCAGTacttatttgttttcagtgaatgCTAAGAAAGAATGTCACAGTACCTTATTCCAGGGTCACTCATACTGTGGCCATGGTAACGGTATGTCTGTAACTCCATCAGAATAGGacccttaaaaagaaaaaaacaatacagaGAGTGTTACCACCTTGAGTGACCCATTTGTTGTTATAGCAGCAAGTATTTGCTATGGGTGAACTGCACCAGTGATGAATGATTTTAATTCCatgttttttctcagtttaacTTACTTACATGATGTTATCACAActagtaaaataaaacttcactCTTTTCAGATGAAAGCATATGTTGATATTGTAAGCATTTATTCTCATGTTCTTATTGAGCAGCATCAAACAATTTCTTCCCTTCAACATCATTCCACCATTACTCAGACTATTTCAAATTGCCTGTTGTTTTACTGCAAGGCTGTAACTCATAGAACCTTATTCTTCTGtatgaacttttttctttttctgttgtatgTTCCCAGCACAAACATTATTTcaccaaataataaaaattttcagaagcaatCATACTTGGGTGACAGACACTAATGCCGACTCACTAAACTTTTACTTCACTTTCCATTTGTTGTAAATATAGAATGATGACTCCTTTCCTTGATGCTTCCCCTAATTAACCTCTTCATAAAGAACACAACTGCCTGACAGTCAGAACACCTTTCACAACAGAACTTAACTGGGGTAGAAATGCGGGAAAAGATGACAGAGTATCAggatatatgtatttttgtaaatgcttGGTTAATACCAATCGCTTGTTAATAAATTCTAACAAAATTAAAGAACCACTCAATTGCTTACAGGTTCAatactgtggagaaaaaaaaggaaataaagatcAAATAAAGTTTTAACAGTGACTGGAGAAAACGGGCTAGATGAGGAACATTTTATGCAGCAATAGTCTGGCTAAGAATTTCACCTacagaaaaggaattattaCAGACTTACTTTTCCAGCTCTACAGTGTTCAGCTGCAAACTTTGTCGCTTCTCGAACACAGAGAACATCCATGCCATCCACCTGATAAACAGAAACTACAAGTTGAGGCCAAAAAAAAGCCATCCCCCAAACTTCCAATTTCTGTACTTCCACAAGTGCAATAGGAATTCAGTTTCAAATCttcctatatttaaaaaaaatatgtataaatatatctataaataaaacgaatacatacatacatacatattgtGCAGGTGTGTGCACGCACATCCCCCAACTTCCACCCCCCCTCAAAAAAAGCGGGAGTTGTACTCACCCTGAGCCCTGGAATGAAGTCTCCTCTCTTGTAGTAGTCAGTACTGGCTGCAGCTCTTTCAACCGAAGTTCCCATTCCATACCGATTGTTCTCACAGATGAAGACACAAGGCAACTTCCACAAGGCGGCCATATTGTACGTTTCAAATATCTGGCcctgaaataaaaagagcaagttACATCTAGACAAGGAGCTCAGCCTTCAAGCATTAGGCTCTACTGAAAATCATTCAGTGGCAGGGGTCTAGCTAGGAGAAATTTTAATACTGAAAGTGATCTGAAACCAGCCacttgctgcagctcagcaggaaTAAAAGAGAAGCTACACTATGTAAGGTAACTTTCATCTCAACTAGTAGTTcataaaacttaatttttaaacctATTTCAGTATCTGTGTTAGGGTAGCACAAAACCTTCAACTTTAACTGAAGTATTTCAGCAACAGTCATAAAAAACTTCACAATTGATTAATCTGTCAGGATGCTGCTATGGCAAAGTAAAGGAAAAGTTTGACCACAGTGACTGCATCAGCTTTGCTACTCTCAGTCAGGGAAAACCAAGAATGGAGATCTCCACCTCTGCTTTGAAAGTGGGAAATGACATCAACAGTACACTTTAAACCAACCAATTTCTTATCTGGGTTAACGTTTCTGCTGATAACATGAAAGGACCAGCCAGAATGTCAATAGTAAGTGGCTCTGCGAGATGCTCTGTCCTCTCCTCGCTCTTCTGAAATTAAGTTACATGTTTCTCCCTATTCAGCAGCACTGTCATCTTCACTGCTGTCGTTCAAAGCTCTCCTTATAGCACAGAGACTTCAGGGCATCACACTTAGGTGAGCCATGCACAACTGGAAAGAGGATAACAAAAGTAACTGGAAACTCCTCCTCCCATGACTCCTGCAGTGTTCGTTAGCCCTACTAATTAATTAAGCTAATTAACCATTAGCCCCCCCCCACTCACTCCCTCTGTACCTAGAGCACTCCAGGAGGGAAGGTGCTGAGAAGCTTCCCCTCCACTCCAGCGACAAGTGCAGAGTTCAAAACAGTGGTGGGGAAGGACAGAGACGGATCCAAAACAtgataaaaaaatccaagcacaTGCTACATTCCTGATACATAAAGAACATCTAGCAATTAACTTCTTAACTGTTCATCTGAGCCACCCCTCTGAAGACCATACAGTACTTGAAACACACCCCTACTCAAATGCCTAAGACAACACAAATAAGATGTGCCAGTGTCCAAAATTTGCAAGATGCCCAGCCACCTACGTGAAGTTGGTCTCAGTGAAGAGCACTTCGCAACAGAAGCCCTAAGAAAAACTGCAGTGGACTGTAGGACAGAGGGTGTACATTGTCTTCTCTCTCCAGGATTGCTTTTTCAGTACCAGTGGACCCCTTCAATAAAGCGTCCTTGCAGCAGAAATCCCAACACACAAATCTCGGCACAAGTTCCAAGTCAGACATTGCCTGGGTTGCAGGTACTACACCGACAGGGCAAAAGGTGCTCTCCCAGTACTCGGTGGAAAGGCAGAGCTCACAGTTCGCAGAAGGGAAATTGATTACCCACAGTCACACTCCTCCTCACAGAGCCACATCAGACACAGCTCATTTACCTGATTGGCTGCACCATCCCCGTATAACGTGAAACAGACTTCATTTTTACCAAAGTATTTACAGGCCAGTGCAATCCCAGCTCCAAGAGGAACCTATCACAGAGTACAGGACAAGCCAAGATTTTAGAATAATGCTTAGAGGAGTTGGAGGTAGGCAGCTTGTGAACTGTAAAGAGACATTTACACTGTTAGAGATCTGCTCAACAAACAAGCTGTTAACAACCCACTTCCATTTGTTCCAATCTGTATTACAGCCAATACAAACATTAACTATATTCTCAATTTGATTCATTTTTGCTACAGTTTACAAAACAGTGagcaaagcagaataaagaCTTAACAGATTTAATAGCCACAGAGCAATGGTATCTGCATACAAGATCACACCACAAAAACAAGCGGAAAGACTGGCATAGGACATCAGCCAAATTCAACTCGTGCTTTAAAGTAGAAGTCATGTATATACCTGAGCACCAACAATACCATTGCCACCATAGAAGTTTTTGGTATACATATGCATTGatcctcctttccccttcacACATCCTCCTTTTCGACCTGAAACATGAATAacaagcaatttattttttttggaggaaaaatactATGCAAATGGCAACATCTAATTCAATTCCTAAAGGTAATAACGCTAAGACCATGTTGTTGTCATTAGATCTATGTGGAGTTAAGATACAATGCCCTCTCCCCAAAGAGTCTACCGTTAAATATATCACAAAACAAataagagaagggagaaaaagagaatgataatgaaaacataattcaggaaatgcagaatgagattaagaagaaattttaaaaccaacCAAGAAGTTTCAGCATGCTACTATACAAAAGCACTTTCTGATAAATAcgtttttgttgggtttttttttttttttatatgagaAATATAGACCATGTTGGCTATATGTAATCTGTGAGAAGAAGTATATACAGTCCTTATTACTTTTGGCTTCTGCAAGAAAGCTATTAACACTGTTCCAAATTAGTCGCAATAATTTACACTTGTATTCCCTGCGACAATaaccagaaataaaagttacagataggacatttaaaaaagaaaaaccaaacccaccaaCAGTTCCTCACCCCGCCCCAGGATAAACATCAAAAAGTCACCTAGCCCAGCTTTATTCAAGCTGTAGTTTGAAGATAACTGGTGGTCCATGAAGCCATTACAACAAACCCTACTTAAACGAGCTGATCTAAGAACACAGAATTTCTCATCAGCCTACTCAGTTTCTTATTCCGTCTTGTTACTAACCACAGAggcttctattttatttctaataagcACAgcttgtttggttgggttttttgccttAGCCTTGGTGcttattttcaaagctgaatGCTGGATCTCTTTCTGCACTTTGAACTTCTCTTTCTCACTTAACAGTggatcatttttattattggtCTCTCTCATACCTGTCATATGTTTATGAATAtgaacatatgaaaaaaaagggattgtctaattttaattagaaaactatttttcttaaGTGTAATTAAACTGCAGTAATCTCCCTCCGCTTTTTGTACAATCCTTTCTTGTATTGTAGCTACGAACTCCTGATTGACCAAGGTCACCTTCTGCTATGCTTTCTACTCTTCTGAGAACAATCTGCATTGACGTCCACAAAACCATTTCTCAGGGAATCATCAATTCTCCTGAAAAGTCCTCTTCTATAGTTCGTTTCCTGTAGGATCTTATCTACTAGTCTTATTGTGGGTGACTCTGCTTCCTGCTCTTTCAAAGactttttaattctgtcatttCCTGGTCATTGTAACTCACGCTGTCTTTCAGTTTGGCATTCTCAGTCATGATCTTTGTTTGCAGGAATCAGCTCTAGCAGCACTCCCCTCTAGAAACTTGCCCCAAGCGTTATTTCTTGGAACAACAGTCCAACTGTGGCCGCTCTTTCCCAATTAAAAGAACCCCACTAAACCGAAGCAGAATGCTATAGAAGATCATGTGtgtcatgaaaagaaataaaggaaaaaaccccacatcatCACTGATATTTGTAGTTTCAGGGCCAACAGTAGACTTCAGTCATGACAGTCTCCTCAGTTACTTTCTCGCTTATCAGTATCCTGTGACACTTGGCAAGTCAATCATCCACTAGATTCTGGGCTCTCGTGCACGTTATTAACATGCAGtcttaacacacacacacgcacacattCTTAGTATACAAAACCATACCTCTTCTCTACCTCCAAAATGTGCTTTCCTGTATTAACGTTTCAAGCGTGCAAATTCTCGGATCAAGTCTTTATTATACCAGTGATTCATAAAGGCCTTCAAACTCcttgttcatttttcacttctggCACCTGTTCACAGATCTCTTCTGTGAtcccctcttctcttccctgctccacaTATGACCCTATTGTGAATAACCACCTCTCCTTTCTGCAAAATCTTAGATCTGTCTAGATTACCATTTAATATTCTTGTTACAGTCAAATTCTCCTAAACCATTCAGTTTATCATCACAGGCAGTGTTTACCAGTCTTCCTAAGACTTCAGCAGTGTAATTCTGAAAATCCACATCTGTCTCCTAGGGAGGGGAATGCCCTGTCCAACAGGAGTCCCCTATTGAGAGTAAGTGGCTACCACCAGCAAGTTCCATTTAAattagctgctgctgcagcacaacAGCATATCGTATCAAgaaaaattttctgaatttgtgcTTTAGAAGTACCAGCACTTAAATACTCCTTATGACTTATGTTTTATTGTAAAAAGTGGTTGCatcataaaattataaaatcaatTTATTCTGCTATGTCACTAAACTGCTTCTGAAGCCCCAGTACACTTTGTGCATCAACAtcattttgaatttgaattaaaaaatctgaCACAAGTACAGCAGCATGTGAATCCTCATTTTACTTAGCACAAACCTGTAAGTTCAGCGAGAATTTCTCGAACAGGCACTCCTCGTGCATAGGTAAAGCCATGAACTCTGTAAGCTGTTATCACATGATCTGTAGGCTTTATGGCAACTTCAAGACCTACACAACAAGCCTCCTGTTACAAAGGAAAAGTAAGCTTAGCCATGAAGAAAAGCACACAACTTCCACAGTCAACAGTGTGGCAAGGGCT encodes the following:
- the PDHA1 gene encoding pyruvate dehydrogenase E1 component subunit alpha, somatic form, mitochondrial encodes the protein MRKMLLAALSRVLQGPAAATAAAGRTASRVMVASRNYADFASEATFEIKKCDLHRLEEGPSTTAVMTREEGLHYYKTMQTIRRMELKSDQLYKQKIIRGFCHLYDGQEACCVGLEVAIKPTDHVITAYRVHGFTYARGVPVREILAELTGRKGGCVKGKGGSMHMYTKNFYGGNGIVGAQVPLGAGIALACKYFGKNEVCFTLYGDGAANQGQIFETYNMAALWKLPCVFICENNRYGMGTSVERAAASTDYYKRGDFIPGLRVDGMDVLCVREATKFAAEHCRAGKGPILMELQTYRYHGHSMSDPGISYRTREEIQEVRSKSDPITLLKDRMVNNNLASIEELKEIDVAVRKEIEEAAQFATTDPEPPLEELGNHIYSNEPPFEVRGPNQWIRYKSVS